The Bradyrhizobium oligotrophicum S58 genome contains the following window.
CTGATCACGCCGAATCTGCCGGAGGCGGCCGCGCTGCTGGACGAGCCGATTGCTGATACGGATGAGGCGATCGCGGCGCAGGGCCGCCGCCTGCTCGCGCTCGGCTGTCCGGCCGTGCTGATCAAGGGCGGCCACGGGCAGGGCAGCCACAGCACCGATTACCTGATCAGCTCAGAGACCAGCATCGCGTTGGCAGCGCCGCGTGTGGCCACGGCGAATACGCACGGCACCGGTTGTTCGCTGTCGGCGGCGGTAGCGGCCGGGCTCGCGAAGGGCGAGAGCCTCGAGGCTGCCGTCCGCAATGCCAAGGCGTTCATCTCCGGCGCGATCGCAGCGGCCGATCGTTTCACGGTCGGACACGGCCATGGCCCGGTGCATCATTTCCACCGCTATTATTGAGCTCACATAGCTTTGAGGTCACATCATGCGGGAAGTTCGCTTGATTGCAGCTGGTGACGGCCGAGAGAGCGGATGGGGCGGACAACGGCTGCATATCCCCGGTCCAGAGGAGATGACGGAATGATGACGCGTTTCGCCGCGACGGCTGCGGTGCTGTTCGCCACGGTCGCGACACCGGCGCTGGCACAGCGGGCTTATTCGGCGCAGGAGGAGCGCAACAAGGCGATCGTGCTCGACTTCTATGAGCAGGGACTCAACCGCAAGGATTTCGAGGCGGCGTCGAAATATCTCGGCACCTACAAGCAGCACAATCCGAACGCCGAGGACGGCCCGGAAGGCTTTCGCAAGTTCATCGAATTCCTGAAGACCAAGTTTCCGCAGTCGCACAGCGAGATCACGCAGGTGCATGTCGACGGCGATGTCGTCGTGCTGCGGGTTCACGCCATCCGCGAGCCCGGCACCCGCGGCAACGCCATCGTCGACATCTTCCGTCTCAAGGACGGCAAGATCGAAGAGCATTGGGATTCGGTGCAGCCCATTCCCGAGCAGTCGGCCAATACCAACGGGATGTTCTAGGCGCGCCGCCCGATGCGCCGCCTGCAGAGGTCACGTCCCGCGCGCGAGCGCGATGTCCCGGCGATGTCCTTCCATCACGCGGGAGCGATACTCGCCCGGTGATTCACCGAACCAACGGTTCGAGGCGCGGAAGAACGTGCTCTGATCGGAATAGCCGAGCAGATAGCCGATGTCGGTGAGCGTCATGCGGGCATCGGCGAGATGGCGCTGGGCGAGCTCGCGGCGCGTATCCTCGACGAGATCGCTGAACGAGAGCCCTTCGTCCGCCAGCCGGCGCTGGAACGTGCGGTCGCTGAGGCCGAGCTCGGCGGCGATGGCCGAGCGCAGCGGGCTGCCGTCCGGCAGCAGCTTGGCGATCGCGGCGCGCGCGCGGTGCGCAATGTCGGTCCTGACCAGGCGCTCCAGCGCTTCGTCGGCGATGCGATCGTGGATCGCGGCGAGCTCCGGCGCCGATGTCGTCAGCTTGCAGGCGAGGTCCTGTTCCGACACCAGAAAGCCGTTGAACGGCGCGTCGAATTCGAGCGGCGACTGAAACGCCCTGTTGTAGGCCGCGATCGACATCGGCACCGCATGCGAGAAGCGCGTCGAGAGCGGCGTCAACGGACGATCCAGCATCCAGCGGCAAAGATTGAGCAGATTGACGACGCCGTAATCATAGCGCTGCCGCGGAATGGGGCACTCGCCGCCGAATACGTCCGTGCGCACCCAGCGTCCGCCATCGCCTTGCTCGAGGGTGATGGCGACGGCGTCGCTCACCAGGCACATGTAGCGGATCAGACGTGTCAGCCCGGTCAGCAGATTGGGGCTGGACATCATGGCGTAGCCGGCGACGCCATAGTTGTGAGGTCGCGGCGCGTCAAACTTCGCAAGCCCGATGTCCGGATTGCCCGAGCGTTCGGCCGCCAGCACCCAAAGCCTGCTCAATTCCTCGGTCGGCCAGCGGCGATCGCAATCGTCGAGATCGTCGATCGATAGCCCGACCTCGGCGAACAGCGCGGCTGCATCGAGGCCTTGCTCTTTCAGCGTGGTCGCGACTCCGCGCATCCAGGACGACGATGTGGTTCGAGTTTGCTGAGCCATCCCCTTGGCCTTCTGGAGCCAGTGCTTTGGCCTCCTCGGATCATTGTGCAGGTGCACATGAGATTGCATAGCATCTGGGATAGGCGATCGCGATACGAAATTTTGTCGGAGCGACCGCGCGGCTGATGCGCAGGAGAAGAACATGCCCGTTCTGAAAACCAACGACGGCACAGAGATTTACTACAAGGATTGGGGCTCCGGCCAGCCGATCGTGTTCAGCCATGGCTGGCCGCTGTCGTCGGATGATTGGGATGCGCAGATGATGTTCTTCCTCAATCGCGGCTTCCGCGTCGTCGCCCATGATCGCCGCGGCCACGGCCGCTCCAGCCAGGTCGCCGACGGCCACGACATGGACCACTATGCCGACGATCTCGCGGCGCTGACGGCGCATCTCGACCTGAACAACGCCATCCATGTCGGCCATTCCACCGGCGGCGGTGAGGTCGTGCACTACCTTGCGCGGCACGGCGAGAGCAGGGCGGCGAAGGCTGCGATCATCGCGGCGGTGCCGCCTTTGATGGTGCGGACGGCTTCCAATCCGGGCGGCCTGCCCAAGGCGGTGTTCGACGACTTCCAGACCCAGGTCGCGACCCGCCGCGCCGAGTTCTATCGCGACGTCGCGGCCGGGCCGTTCTACGGCTACAACAAGCCTGGCGCCAAGCCGTCGGAAGCGGTGATCCAGAACTGGTGGCGCCAGGGTATGATGGGCAGCGCCAAGGCGCATTACGACGGCGTCGTCGCCTTCTCGCAGACCGACTTCACCGAGGATCTGAAGAAGATCACCTTGCCGGTGCTGGTCATGCACAGCGAGGACGACCAGATCGTGCCCTATGCGGACTCGGCGCCGCTGTCGGCCAAGCTCCTGAAGAACGGCACGCTGAAGACCTACAAGGGTTTTCCGCACGGCATGCCGACCACCGAGGCCGAGACCATCAACGCCGATCTCCTGTCTTTCATCAAGAGCTGATCAGAGGAGGCTTGCATGACCTGGGGAATTCCGACTGCCGTGTTTCTTCAGATCCACGTGGTGCTGAGCCTGATCGGAATTGCGACCGGGCTCGTCATGCTCGCGGGCATGCTGGCAGGCCGCCATCTGGCGCTGTGGGCGGCGCTATTCCTGGCCACGACCTTCCTCACCGGCGTGACCGGCTTCCCGCTGCCGCCGTTCGGTCTCGACCCGCCGCGCATCATCGGCATCATCCTGCTCGCGCTGCTCGTTGCGGCCGGCGCGGCGCTCTATGCGTTCGCGCTGTCGGGGCGGTGGCGATCGGTCTACGTCGTCTCTGCGCTGCTCTCGCTCTATCTCAACGTCTTCGTTGCGATCGTGCAGTCGTTCCAGAAGATCGGCGTGCTGAACGCGCTGGCGCCGACCCAGAGCGAGCCGCCGTTCGCGGTGGCCCAGCTCGCCACGCTCGTCCTGTTCATCGCTCTCGGCATTTTCGCGTGGCGGCGTTTCGCGCCCGCCGCGGCCACTGCGCGAGCTTCGCTCGCCTGACCCATTTTGCTTTCCAAGGAGAACCCCGTGTCCAAGCTCGAAATGCTCACTCCGCAGAACTGCGCCGTCGCGCTGATCGACTATCAGCCGGCGATGTACCAGGGCGTGCAGTCGCACGACCGCCTCGGCGTGTTCAACAACATCCAGATCGTCGCCAAGGCGGCAAAACTGTTCAAGATCCCGACCGTGCTCACCACGGTCGCCAAAGACTCGTTCTCCGGTCCCTTCATGCCCGAGGTGACCGAGCTGTTTCCCGATCATGACATCGTCGACCGCACGGCGATGAATTCCTGGCTCGATGCCGGCTTCCGCAAGCAGGTCGCCGCCACCGGCCGCAAGAAGTTCCTGATCGCGGGACTCTGGACCGAAGCCTGCGTGCTGTTTCCGACGCTCGACATGCTGCGCGAGGGCTATGAGATCTACATCCCGGCGGACGCCTGTGGCGATCTGTCGCTCGAGGCGCACAACCGCGCGATGGATCGCGCGGTGCAGGCCGGCGCGGTGCCGATCACCTCGTGCCAGTTCGCATTCGAGCTGCAGCAGGATTGGGCGCGCGCCGAGACCTATGACGGCATGATGGAGATCCTCAAGGCCCATTCGCCCTATGGCATCCAGATCCGCTTCTCGAAATGGGCGCTGGGCGAGCATGCCTCCGAAGGCGGCGCCACGGTCGCGTGAGGCGCGTGATGAAGATCTATCTGTTCTCGCTCGGGGCGGGGCTGTTGGTCGGCGTGGTCTACAGCCTGCTTCAGGTGCGCTCGCCGGCGCCGCCGCTGGTGGCGCTGATAGGCCTGCTCGGCATTCTCGTCGGTGAGCAGGTCATTCCCGTGGGCAAGCAGCTTCTCACCGGCACCAGCCTCGCTGCCGCGTGGCAGAAGGCGGCTTGCGCCACCCACATCTTCGGCATGCTGCCCGGCCATCACGGCCGGGCAGAGACGACCACGCCTCCGGCGCAAAACGAGACGGCTTCATGAGCGACCATCCCGACCTCATCCTGCATCGCGGCCTGTTCACGACGCTGGACAGGTCCAATCCCACGGCGAGCGCGGTCGCGATCAAGGACGGCGCGTTCGTCGCGGTGGGGCATGAGCAGGACGTGATGAAGCTCGCCGGTCCGGCGACGAAGGTGATCGACATGAAGGGCCGGCGCGTGCTGCCGGGCCTGATCGATAATCATCTGCACATCATCCGCGGCGGCCTCAACTTCAACATGGAGCTGCGCTGGGACGGCGTGCGTTCGCTCGCCGACGCGATGGCGATGCTGAAAGC
Protein-coding sequences here:
- a CDS encoding hydrolase, with the protein product MSKLEMLTPQNCAVALIDYQPAMYQGVQSHDRLGVFNNIQIVAKAAKLFKIPTVLTTVAKDSFSGPFMPEVTELFPDHDIVDRTAMNSWLDAGFRKQVAATGRKKFLIAGLWTEACVLFPTLDMLREGYEIYIPADACGDLSLEAHNRAMDRAVQAGAVPITSCQFAFELQQDWARAETYDGMMEILKAHSPYGIQIRFSKWALGEHASEGGATVA
- a CDS encoding AraC family transcriptional regulator, which produces MAQQTRTTSSSWMRGVATTLKEQGLDAAALFAEVGLSIDDLDDCDRRWPTEELSRLWVLAAERSGNPDIGLAKFDAPRPHNYGVAGYAMMSSPNLLTGLTRLIRYMCLVSDAVAITLEQGDGGRWVRTDVFGGECPIPRQRYDYGVVNLLNLCRWMLDRPLTPLSTRFSHAVPMSIAAYNRAFQSPLEFDAPFNGFLVSEQDLACKLTTSAPELAAIHDRIADEALERLVRTDIAHRARAAIAKLLPDGSPLRSAIAAELGLSDRTFQRRLADEGLSFSDLVEDTRRELAQRHLADARMTLTDIGYLLGYSDQSTFFRASNRWFGESPGEYRSRVMEGHRRDIALARGT
- a CDS encoding nuclear transport factor 2 family protein, which translates into the protein MMTRFAATAAVLFATVATPALAQRAYSAQEERNKAIVLDFYEQGLNRKDFEAASKYLGTYKQHNPNAEDGPEGFRKFIEFLKTKFPQSHSEITQVHVDGDVVVLRVHAIREPGTRGNAIVDIFRLKDGKIEEHWDSVQPIPEQSANTNGMF
- a CDS encoding alpha/beta fold hydrolase codes for the protein MPVLKTNDGTEIYYKDWGSGQPIVFSHGWPLSSDDWDAQMMFFLNRGFRVVAHDRRGHGRSSQVADGHDMDHYADDLAALTAHLDLNNAIHVGHSTGGGEVVHYLARHGESRAAKAAIIAAVPPLMVRTASNPGGLPKAVFDDFQTQVATRRAEFYRDVAAGPFYGYNKPGAKPSEAVIQNWWRQGMMGSAKAHYDGVVAFSQTDFTEDLKKITLPVLVMHSEDDQIVPYADSAPLSAKLLKNGTLKTYKGFPHGMPTTEAETINADLLSFIKS
- a CDS encoding XapX domain-containing protein; protein product: MKIYLFSLGAGLLVGVVYSLLQVRSPAPPLVALIGLLGILVGEQVIPVGKQLLTGTSLAAAWQKAACATHIFGMLPGHHGRAETTTPPAQNETAS
- the thiD gene encoding bifunctional hydroxymethylpyrimidine kinase/phosphomethylpyrimidine kinase produces the protein MSTPVALTIAGSDSSGGAGIQADLKTFAALSVYGASVLTALTAQNTKGVTGVHLVPPDFVTAQIDAVFDDLAVGAVKIGMVAQAPIADAIGASLARWKPAHVVLDPVMVATSGARLLPEAAIAVLRSRLIPQATLITPNLPEAAALLDEPIADTDEAIAAQGRRLLALGCPAVLIKGGHGQGSHSTDYLISSETSIALAAPRVATANTHGTGCSLSAAVAAGLAKGESLEAAVRNAKAFISGAIAAADRFTVGHGHGPVHHFHRYY